The genomic interval GGTTGCGGTTGAGGTCACGCCGGGCATGGTGGAAAGTTTGTCGCTGACAAACCGGAAGGAATCCTGCATGGAACGGCCTTTAATAAAGAGCAGCAGATCAAAGCCGCCGGACATCAGAAAACAGGAATCCACTTCCGGAAATTTACTGATCCGGTCGGCAATTCGGTTAAACCCGCCCTCGCTTTCGGGCGTTACTTTGACCTCAATCACGGTCGTAACCAGCGAGGCATCCAGCTTTTCTTCGTTCACCACCGCCTGATAGGCGCGGATGATTCCTTCTTTTTCAAAATCGGCAATCTGCTTCCTTACGTCATCCGCCGATGTTCCCAGCATTTTGGCCAGATTTTCAGGCGATTCGAGCGCATTCTGTTTCAGCAGGTTCAGCAGTTCATTCATGGCTTGCACCTCTTGGTTATAGTTGAAAGTCCTGTGGATGGTATCGCTTTACATTAAAACGACCAAACCAAAAAAAACGCCCCGGCTACGGGGCGTTTGCAACGGGCTTACCGAATCGATTAAAAATCGTAGGCAATATTGACGCCGCCCCAGAATTTCTGGTCGTCTTCGTAAATCTCTTTCGCACCGTTTTCGATGGCCCCGCCATAAAGACCGGTGTAGGTCAGATTGAAGCTGGCAGTCAAGCCATCCAGAATCTCATAGGAAACGGTACCGTAAATGTTGTAGTCTACAAATCCCTTTTCTGCACTTGGGCTATAGTAAAACTTGTTGTAACGGGCATTACCCCACCCGGTAGAGACTCCGCCTTCAACGGAAAGA from Verrucomicrobia bacterium S94 carries:
- a CDS encoding Lrp/AsnC family transcriptional regulator; translation: MNELLNLLKQNALESPENLAKMLGTSADDVRKQIADFEKEGIIRAYQAVVNEEKLDASLVTTVIEVKVTPESEGGFNRIADRISKFPEVDSCFLMSGGFDLLLFIKGRSMQDSFRFVSDKLSTMPGVTSTATHFMMKAYKQNGIVMNTGDDDERLKVSP